From a region of the Zingiber officinale cultivar Zhangliang chromosome 10B, Zo_v1.1, whole genome shotgun sequence genome:
- the LOC122028867 gene encoding putative disease resistance RPP13-like protein 1, protein MASEIFSLIASATSKLHALVSSSIISSEDVIQNLKDIKELVYEAKEQQRKMGDQSINQWLKQLKAVAVDAEDLVEERLYDMTRIQVEDHQRNPRSIHHTKGKNEAKKDGERVISESSAFSRIIRFDIPINLLERIENIRYLFGEISKGWKPQQVGQAGKKSLDLTNLNVCLHKFLTRGEQLLPRTSSRSRAFTVTETENFRELVILFTGIDSDSSVEPTNRDLRSARSQVISPASSDPISSVTDDLIMKNMECVPEDCIQGDKQFDTPSSSSMAHGTAVSQDTEALCLLDDDDKNCFFGYSKDSSLTNKIFGRDQDKENIIQWLLFDASSYSFAFTDGRRRSKFSVISIVGTAAVGKTTLAKLVYDDPVVCEHFSARGWIHVGNDSSVARLSKAILSSITGKSCDEKEPNDLQTIVQRELAGKRLLLVLDDIEDLNPSLWNTLQATLCGVRIVKFIITSPNEGDGNMWKLTKIYHLDVLPLDLSWDLFHECAFLSARAFYRGYTPPKTEIVDIGKKIVQKCKGLPLALKTLGSILSYQTNKQTWVGALESTLWDSTKNVILPALELSYYLLPKYLKPCFLFCSMFPRGYKFEKYELVRLWMALQYIASEGSKRVEDIACRYFYELQRMSFFEKFWDGTFIMHDLIYNLSELMSEGECISIQGDLDTISDHVCHLHVLSCKRTHKSSFLEVKKNLRTFFCQSLDGTLPKFLSIPSDMTMQYLRALVLKVHGDSGDFTTNQEATLKQSKASSIMYSRFIHLRHLQICDKSIIILPTSVCQLYNLQTLILNKCFMLRELPKELGNLLNLQCLAISESSIKRLPESVSQLFNLESLILDYCRNFTDLPFRIQNLTNLHYVGLSGTSVGGLHESISDLQKLSILKLNDCKMFMELPNSIRYLTNLQSIQITHAKLQRLPESVCHLPKLRLLDLSHSMVVELPSGIGELVELGYLGVSHTNICDLPESLCQLSSLHTLKLNGCRNLSNLPSGIGALKNLHNLILSGTDIEELPVSLCQLWNLQTLELDGCTRFFRIPSHIGDLTNLCRIKLSDTAVTELPSSLCQLPNLQMLDLNGCHKLSQLPSGIGNLSNLYQLEITETSIRELPKSLCQLSQLRKLNLNGNSNLQELPSNIENLVNLRQLELSEVGIEVLPKSIAHLSKLYKLSFEYQQTPIASYL, encoded by the coding sequence ATGGCCAGCGAGATCTTCTCCCTCATCGCATCAGCGACGAGCAAGCTACATGCCCTCGTTAGCTCATCAATCATCAGCTCAGAAGATgtcatccaaaatctgaaagATATCAAAGAATTGGTGTACGAAGCGAAGGAGCAGCAGCGGAAGATGGGAGATCAATCCATCAACCAGTGGTTGAAGCAGCTCAAAGCTGTGGCTGTTGATGCGGAGGATCTTGTGGAAGAGCGTCTGTACGACATGACGCGAATCCAAGTAGAGGATCATCAGAGGAACCCTAGATCTATTCAtcatactaaaggaaagaacgaGGCGAAGAAGGATGGGGAGCGGGTGATTTCCGAAAGCTCTGCCTTTTCACGTATCATCAGATTCGACATCCCTATTAACCTTCTCGAAAGGATCGAGAATATCAGATACCTATTTGGTGAGATCTCAAAGGGCTGGAAACCACAGCAAGTCGGACAGGCCGGCAAAAAAAGCTTAGATCTCACAAACCTCAATGTATGCCTCCATAAATTCCTAACAAGAGGAGAGCAGCTGTTGCCGAGAACCTCATCTCGATCCCGCGCGTTTACTGTAACTGAAACAGAAAATTTCCGAGAGTTAGTAATCCTGTTTACGGGAATCGACTCTGACTCTTCAGTCGAGCCTACAAACAGAGATTTGCGGAGTGCGAGATCTCAAGTCATCTCACCAGCATCTTCAGATCCAATAAGCAGTGTTACGGACGATTTGATAATGAAAAACATGGAGTGTGTGCCAGAGGATTGCATTCAAGGTGACAAACAATTTGATACCCCAAGTTCTAGTTCCATGGCACATGGAACTGCAGTATCACAGGACACCGAAGCTCTTTGTCTCCTAGATGATGATGATAAGAACTGCTTTTTTGGCTACAGTAAGGACTCATCACTGACCAACAAGATATTTGGAAGGGATCAGGACAAAGAGAACATCATCCAGTGGTTACTCTTCGATGCAAGTTCCTACTCTTTTGCATTTACAGATGGACGCAGGAGAAGTAAGTTCTCTGTGATCTCAATAGTTGGAACGGCAGCTGTTGGAAAGACAACATTAGCTAAATTGGTATATGATGATCCAGTTGTGTGTGAACATTTCAGCGCAAGAGGATGGATTCATGTCGGCAATGATTCCAGTGTTGCAAGATTATCTAAGGCTATATTGAGCTCCATAACTGGAAAATCTTGTGATGAAAAAGAACCAAATGATCTTCAAACAATTGTGCAGAGAGAACTGGCTGGGAAAAGACTTCTTCTGGTACTGGATGATATTGAAGACCTAAATCCAAGTCTGTGGAATACTTTGCAGGCTACCTTATGTGGTGTCAGAATTGTTAAGTTTATCATCACTTCACCGAATGAAGGGGATGGAAACATGTGGAAGCTTACCAAAATTTATCATTTGGATGTCTTGCCACTAGACTTATCCTGGGATCTGTTCCATGAGTGTGCATTTCTTAGTGCTCGTGCATTTTATAGAGGTTACACTCCCCCCAAAACTGAAATAGTTGACATTGGGAAGAAGATTGTTCAGAAGTGCAAGGGATTGCCTTTGGCTTTGAAAACTCTTGGCAGCATTCTCAGCTATCAAACTAATAAGCAGACATGGGTTGGTGCATTGGAGAGTACATTATGGGACTCAACCAAAAATGTAATATTGCCAGCACTTGAATTAAGTTACTATCTTTTGCCTAAGTATCTGAAACCATGTTTCCTGTTCTGTTCAATGTTCCCCAGAGGTTacaagtttgaaaaatatgaGTTAGTGAGATTATGGATGGCATTACAGTATATTGCATCTGAGGGCAGTAAAAGAGTTGAAGATATTGCATGCCGCTACTTTTACGAGTTACAGAGGATGTCATTCTTTGAGAAATTCTGGGATGGAACATTCATTATGCATGATTTGATATACAATCTTTCAGAGTTGATGTCTGAAGGAGAATGCATTTCTATTCAGGGAGACTTGGACACTATTTCTGATCATGTTTGTCATTTACATGTGTTGAGCTGCAAGAGAACACATAAATCCTCCTTTCTTGAAGTAAAGAAGAACTTGCGGACTTTCTTTTGTCAAAGTTTAGATGGTACACTGCCCAAATTTCTGTCAATTCCATCAGACATGACAATGCAATATTTGAGGGCCTTGGTGTTGAAAGTCCATGGTGACTCTGGAGACTTCACAACAAATCAGGAAGCAACCTTGAAACAAAGCAAAGCATCATCAATTATGTATTCAAGGTTCATTCACCTACGCCACCTTCAAATTTGTGATAAGTCCATTATAATCCTGCCTACATCTGTGTGCCAACTTTATAACCTCCAAACACTGATTTTGAATAAATGCTTTATGTTAAGAGAATTGCCAAAAGAATTAGGAAATCTCTTGAATCTGCAATGTCTAGCAATTTCTGAATCTAGCATCAAAAGGTTGCCTGAGTCTGTTTCTCAGCTGTTCAACTTAGAATCCTTGATATTGGATTACTGCAGAAACTTCACCGACCTTCCCTTCAGAATTCAAAACCTCACCAATCTTCATTATGTTGGGCTTTCTGGAACAAGTGTCGGGGGTCTGCATGAATCTATTTCTGACCTACAGAAATTGTCAATCTTGAAGTTAAACGATTGCAAAATGTTTATGGAGTTACCAAATAGTATTAGGTATCTTACTAACCTCCAGTCCATTCAAATTACTCATGCAAAACTCCAAAGACTTCCTGAATCAGTTTGTCACTTGCCCAAACTTCGACTGTTAGATCTTTCCCATAGTATGGTTGTAGAGTTACCGAGTGGCATAGGTGAACTTGTTGAGTTAGGTTATCTTGGAGTATCCCATACAAACATTTGTGATCTTCCTGAATCATTGTGTCAACTATCAAGTCTACATACTCTGAAGTTGAATGGTTGCAGAAATCTCTCTAACTTACCTAGTGGAATTGGAGCATTGAAGAACCTCCATAACCTTATACTCTCTGGAACAGATATCGAAGAATTACCTGTATCACTTTGTCAATTATGGAACTTGCAAACCCTAGAGTTAGATGGATGTACAAGATTTTTCAGAATACCCAGTCATATTGGAGATCTTACTAACCTGTGCCGCATTAAACTCTCAGATACTGCAGTAACAGAATTGCCTTCATCCTTATGTCAGCTGCCTAACTTGCAAATGCTGGACTTGAATGGTTGCCACAAGCTTTCTCAGTTACCCAGTGGCATTGGGAACCTTTCAAATCTCTATCAACTTGAAATTACAGAGACAAGTATCCGGGAGTTACCTAAATCATTATGTCAGCTTTCTCAGCTAAGAAAATTGAATCTGAATGGTAATAGCAATCTTCAAGAGTTACCCAGCAATATTGAAAACCTTGTGAACCTTCGCCAACTTGAACTGTCTGAAGTCGGAATTGAGGTGCTTCCCAAGAGCATTGCACACTTGTCAAAATTGTATAAGTTGAGTTTTGAATATCAGCAGACACCTATTGCTAGTTACCTGTGA